The Mucilaginibacter terrenus genome has a segment encoding these proteins:
- a CDS encoding DEAD/DEAH box helicase — protein MAVSFEDLKFNRQILNAIADAGYTEPTPIQQKAIPPILNGQDVMGIAQTGTGKTAAYVLPILMKLKYAQGEHARAMIVAPTRELAMQIEENIKTFAANTDLRTVVLYGGLGPKKQIEQINKGVDIIVATPGRLMDIYLAGHIVTKTLQVLVLDEADKMMDMGFMPQINRILEVVPVKRQNLLFSATMSDKVHNLSSNFLEFPVVIEVTPQATPAQTVNQTLYHVPNNKTKIHLLKVLLDRSDEIKKLMIFCKTRTAAEDVSKFLIRKFGESEVKVLHANKGQNTRINSINSFKNDEVKMLVATDVASRGIDVSDVSHVINFDVPVVYEDYVHRIGRTGRAYQHGEAVTFCNPAEEYYIRKIEKLIRQSIPVAKLPEDVFVEETPYDERQEQAKEIDMQKRREDPEFKGAFHEKKSLAQKKKFEAAKAKKQPNHPNSKPAKKYGAQKRSGRKH, from the coding sequence ATGGCTGTATCCTTTGAAGACCTTAAGTTTAACCGGCAGATATTAAATGCGATCGCCGACGCCGGTTACACCGAGCCTACGCCTATACAGCAGAAAGCCATTCCGCCTATTTTAAACGGACAGGATGTTATGGGTATTGCGCAAACCGGTACAGGAAAAACTGCCGCGTATGTGCTACCTATACTTATGAAACTAAAGTATGCGCAGGGCGAGCATGCCCGCGCTATGATAGTTGCACCTACAAGGGAACTTGCAATGCAAATAGAGGAGAATATAAAAACCTTTGCAGCAAATACCGATCTACGTACAGTAGTCTTGTACGGAGGCCTTGGCCCAAAAAAACAAATTGAACAGATAAATAAAGGTGTCGACATTATTGTTGCTACACCGGGTCGACTGATGGATATTTATCTCGCCGGCCATATTGTTACCAAAACGTTGCAGGTACTGGTGCTTGACGAAGCTGACAAGATGATGGACATGGGCTTTATGCCGCAGATAAACCGCATACTGGAAGTGGTGCCGGTAAAACGGCAAAACCTGCTTTTCTCCGCCACCATGTCAGACAAGGTGCATAACCTTTCCTCGAACTTCCTGGAGTTCCCCGTGGTGATAGAGGTTACGCCGCAGGCCACACCGGCGCAAACTGTTAATCAGACCTTGTATCATGTGCCCAACAATAAAACCAAGATACATCTGCTTAAAGTACTGCTGGACAGAAGTGACGAGATTAAAAAGCTTATGATCTTCTGCAAAACCCGTACAGCAGCAGAAGATGTATCTAAGTTCCTGATCCGTAAATTCGGTGAGTCGGAGGTTAAGGTACTGCATGCCAACAAAGGACAAAACACGCGCATTAACTCCATTAACTCGTTCAAAAACGATGAGGTGAAGATGCTGGTAGCTACAGATGTGGCATCCCGTGGTATTGATGTAAGTGATGTAAGCCACGTTATTAACTTTGATGTGCCCGTTGTGTACGAAGATTATGTGCACCGTATAGGCCGTACGGGCAGGGCATACCAGCATGGGGAGGCCGTCACGTTTTGCAACCCTGCCGAGGAGTACTACATACGTAAAATAGAGAAACTGATCAGGCAAAGCATACCTGTAGCTAAACTCCCGGAGGATGTTTTTGTGGAAGAGACACCTTACGACGAACGCCAGGAGCAGGCTAAGGAAATAGATATGCAAAAGCGTCGCGAAGACCCTGAGTTTAAAGGTGCCTTTCACGAGAAGAAGTCGCTTGCGCAGAAAAAGAAATTTGAAGCTGCCAAAGCAAAGAAACAACCAAACCATCCAAATAGTAAACCAGCGAAGAAATATGGCGCACAAAAACGAAGCGGCCGCAAACATTAA
- a CDS encoding SDR family NAD(P)-dependent oxidoreductase, with the protein MRKLELRGKWVLVTGASSGLGQEMARQLAVKYSANLIIAARRKDKLEELKTELEQTGISVKVMTADLSVHDDVVRLIDDCLADGKLYGAILNAGITYFGRHSELPWEQAETIVKTNVSSVAYMTTRLVAHFEKTKAEGGVMIVSSMAALFPVPYQAIYSASKAFILAFANALSAEIQNPALSLTVYAPGGIATEMTEGKKFDDLKGWLMPVKQAAAEGLSAFIGRKHIHIPGFFNRVGNVFMNFLPRKFLTKNMGKVYYKALLKAEGV; encoded by the coding sequence ATGAGGAAACTTGAACTAAGGGGTAAATGGGTTTTGGTTACCGGCGCGTCTTCTGGTTTGGGGCAGGAAATGGCAAGGCAGCTGGCAGTAAAATACAGCGCTAACCTGATAATTGCTGCACGTAGAAAAGACAAGCTGGAAGAACTTAAAACAGAACTGGAGCAAACCGGCATCTCAGTAAAAGTGATGACCGCCGACCTTTCCGTACATGACGATGTGGTAAGGCTAATTGACGACTGCCTTGCAGATGGTAAATTGTACGGCGCTATTCTCAACGCTGGCATCACTTACTTTGGCAGGCACAGCGAATTACCCTGGGAGCAAGCCGAAACTATTGTTAAAACCAATGTAAGCAGCGTAGCTTATATGACAACACGCCTGGTAGCACATTTCGAGAAAACAAAGGCAGAAGGTGGCGTGATGATCGTAAGCAGCATGGCTGCCCTGTTCCCGGTGCCATATCAGGCAATATACTCCGCCAGCAAAGCTTTTATACTGGCGTTTGCCAATGCCCTGTCCGCAGAGATACAAAACCCCGCACTGTCGTTAACGGTATATGCCCCCGGTGGGATAGCTACAGAAATGACCGAAGGTAAAAAGTTCGACGACCTTAAGGGTTGGCTAATGCCGGTCAAGCAGGCAGCAGCTGAGGGACTAAGTGCATTTATCGGCCGAAAACACATACATATCCCTGGGTTTTTCAACCGCGTTGGTAATGTGTTCATGAACTTTTTGCCAAGAAAGTTTCTTACTAAAAACATGGGCAAGGTATACTACAAAGCACTTTTAAAAGCCGAAGGCGTATGA
- a CDS encoding CheR family methyltransferase: MREITGKEINITSAQLTELIDLVRKIHGFDFSDYTKASFKRRLARIMMLKKLEFYDLKHILVNDPAFFQEFLEEITVNVTEMFRDPAFYRALRDQVVPYLSTYQHAKIWCAGCSSGEEVYSVAILLKEENLAKKSFIYGTDINTGVLKEARKGIYSLRKIKSYAENYMLTGLPGSITDHFTIMYDAAAVHSELKQNTLFSVHNLISDTVFNEFQMISCRNVFIYFETELQERILDLFYNSLCPLGYLCLGNKETIRSDNFRKKFKVINQKENIYQKIGS, encoded by the coding sequence ATGAGAGAAATTACAGGTAAGGAAATAAATATTACATCTGCCCAGTTAACCGAGCTTATAGACCTCGTGCGGAAGATTCATGGGTTTGATTTTAGCGACTATACCAAAGCATCGTTTAAGAGGCGGCTTGCCCGTATTATGATGCTGAAAAAGCTTGAGTTTTATGACCTGAAACATATCCTTGTAAACGATCCGGCTTTTTTTCAGGAGTTTTTAGAAGAGATCACCGTGAACGTTACCGAAATGTTTCGTGATCCCGCATTTTACAGGGCCTTACGTGATCAGGTTGTTCCATACTTATCCACTTACCAGCATGCAAAGATTTGGTGTGCCGGCTGTTCTTCAGGCGAGGAGGTGTACTCAGTAGCTATTTTGCTTAAAGAGGAGAACCTGGCGAAGAAATCTTTTATTTACGGTACCGACATTAATACCGGTGTGCTTAAAGAGGCAAGAAAAGGTATTTATAGTTTACGCAAGATTAAAAGCTATGCGGAAAACTATATGCTTACCGGATTGCCCGGCTCCATAACAGATCACTTTACAATAATGTATGATGCTGCCGCTGTGCACAGCGAGTTGAAACAAAATACTTTATTTTCCGTACACAACCTCATATCCGACACTGTATTCAACGAGTTTCAAATGATCAGCTGTCGTAACGTTTTTATTTATTTTGAGACAGAGTTACAGGAGCGAATTCTCGATCTGTTTTATAACAGCCTTTGCCCGCTGGGTTATTTGTGTTTAGGAAATAAGGAGACTATTCGCAGCGACAACTTTCGCAAGAAGTTTAAGGTGATTAATCAGAAGGAAAACATCTATCAAAAAATTGGCAGCTAA
- a CDS encoding response regulator: MAPINILVVDDREENIVTLQALLERKDIKLFTTTSPNEALRIAWENHISIALVDVQMPQMDGFELVEMLKSNPRTKDIMVIFVTAISKESKYVVKGFGAGAVDYLYKPLDPYVTSAKVDSFIQLARSQEEIKLKNTELENYAIVIKHSADIICSVDASTLRIKTINPAVEDLLGYKQAEVYGKSIIDLAIESDQDSFKKRLGQVIKDNQKFSVFEFQFNTFDKSIMWAECRVSYRNKVLFMNISDHTPQKSYQQQLIKSKEAAEYGRKVKETFLANMSHELRTPVNGIIGLTSLLRNTGVNEQQNNLLNMMETSSKSLLGVINDVLDISKIEAGKFNIVRSSHNIREIIQSVHGLLKFSADEKSIEFTISVDDDVPENLIIDSLRINQILMNLLSNAIKFTDRGEVKLKVSVLQKQGDNVKLKFSVEDTGIGIATESLSKIFDSFEQAEDDTTSKYGGTGLGLTIVKKLVELKGGELTVSSQVGQGSVFNFINWFAVARTVEKKPVKKSKTLEPFTNLNVLVAEDNMINQFMLIKMLKDWSINVEVADNGSVALEKLKDGDFDLVLMDTHMPGMNGYQAARAIRMELEEPNRSVPIISLSAAAYEHEHKEAISAGMNDVLPKPFEPEELHKKIAELVNKSNNFTQTI, from the coding sequence ATGGCCCCCATTAACATCCTGGTAGTTGACGACCGGGAAGAAAATATTGTTACGCTTCAAGCCCTTTTGGAACGTAAGGATATAAAGCTTTTTACTACAACATCTCCCAATGAGGCGCTTAGGATTGCCTGGGAAAATCATATATCAATAGCGCTTGTTGACGTTCAGATGCCCCAAATGGATGGGTTTGAACTGGTAGAGATGCTTAAATCGAACCCGCGAACTAAAGATATAATGGTAATTTTTGTTACTGCTATATCAAAGGAAAGCAAATATGTAGTAAAGGGTTTTGGTGCCGGAGCTGTTGATTACCTTTACAAGCCGCTTGACCCTTATGTTACCTCTGCCAAGGTAGACTCCTTTATACAACTTGCCCGTTCTCAGGAAGAAATAAAACTTAAGAATACCGAACTGGAGAACTACGCAATAGTAATAAAGCATAGCGCGGATATTATTTGTTCTGTTGATGCCAGTACGCTCCGCATCAAAACGATCAACCCGGCAGTGGAAGATTTATTAGGCTATAAACAAGCTGAAGTTTATGGCAAAAGCATTATCGACCTGGCTATAGAATCTGATCAGGATTCATTCAAAAAACGGCTCGGGCAAGTTATAAAGGATAATCAAAAGTTCTCTGTATTTGAGTTCCAGTTCAATACGTTTGATAAAAGCATTATGTGGGCAGAATGCCGTGTGTCCTATCGCAACAAAGTGCTTTTCATGAACATTAGCGACCATACGCCACAAAAAAGTTATCAGCAGCAACTGATAAAATCCAAAGAAGCTGCCGAATATGGCAGAAAGGTAAAAGAAACGTTTTTAGCTAACATGAGCCACGAGCTCCGTACACCCGTCAACGGTATAATTGGACTAACAAGCCTTTTGCGTAACACGGGTGTAAATGAACAACAAAATAACTTGCTGAACATGATGGAGACATCATCCAAATCATTGCTTGGCGTTATAAACGATGTACTGGACATATCTAAAATAGAGGCCGGAAAGTTTAACATTGTACGTTCTTCCCACAACATTAGAGAGATAATTCAGTCGGTTCACGGCCTGTTGAAATTCAGTGCTGACGAAAAAAGCATTGAGTTCACAATAAGTGTTGATGATGATGTTCCCGAAAATCTGATAATAGATTCCTTAAGGATAAACCAGATTTTGATGAACCTGCTAAGTAATGCAATTAAATTCACCGACAGGGGAGAGGTGAAGCTAAAGGTGTCTGTACTACAGAAGCAGGGCGATAACGTGAAACTGAAATTTAGCGTTGAAGACACAGGAATTGGCATTGCTACAGAAAGCCTCTCTAAAATATTTGATTCTTTTGAACAAGCGGAAGATGATACCACAAGCAAATACGGTGGGACTGGTTTAGGGTTAACTATTGTTAAAAAATTGGTTGAACTTAAAGGCGGCGAACTTACCGTAAGCAGCCAGGTAGGGCAAGGTAGCGTTTTTAATTTTATTAATTGGTTTGCGGTTGCAAGAACAGTTGAAAAGAAGCCTGTCAAAAAAAGCAAAACGCTTGAGCCATTTACCAATCTGAATGTACTGGTGGCTGAGGATAACATGATTAACCAATTTATGCTCATCAAGATGCTTAAGGATTGGAGCATAAATGTAGAAGTTGCAGATAATGGTAGTGTCGCGTTAGAAAAGCTAAAGGATGGAGACTTCGACCTTGTACTAATGGATACACACATGCCGGGTATGAACGGGTACCAGGCTGCACGTGCAATAAGAATGGAGCTTGAGGAACCAAACCGGAGCGTACCGATCATATCGCTTTCGGCAGCTGCTTATGAGCACGAGCATAAGGAGGCAATCTCCGCCGGGATGAATGATGTACTACCCAAACCGTTTGAGCCCGAAGAACTACACAAGAAAATAGCTGAATTGGTGAATAAGAGTAACAATTTTACACAAACAATTTAG
- a CDS encoding response regulator gives MFKFSFRNQVLAGFAVSIILVIAVGVLSFNSIKQLEDDTVMVDHTQKVIKTTNNVLQLLIDGETGMRGYGATNNKVFLEPYNQAVPRITENLYQLSQMVQDNPEQLRRIDSLKDLVNRQLVVLKTNIETREAKGLEFMVNNHMFLNGKQNMDSIRGLNERVISMENSLLAQRKAKSDAASNRAIIVILIGSMVFVLIVVILFYYIQGTFARQKKIEEEIRVANIELEKVLAENESKNWLLTGTGTLNEKMQGQQSEKELSSNILKEVCVYAGALTGTIYLFNEAENHLDLYASYAFGDESGLKTRINITEGWIGQAAQDERAVVVKGKLNDKLVLGSSLVQDEMIEAIVVPFFFDKKLKGVMEIGFRGELKESVKDYILLVANDIGIAVNTAQARTIMHDLFEETQQQAEELEAQQEEMRVTNEELMNKTEMLQASEEELRVQQEELRTINAELEEKASLLEEKNQAIEEARQSITQKADELETTGRYKSEFLANMSHELRTPLNSILVLARILKDNKPANLSEDQIKYASVIFNAGNDLLTLINDILDLSKIESGKLDMQIEDIRIADILADVQSLFAEMAINKHIDFKTTLTDVPDTITTDKVRVEQVVKNLLSNAFKFTPENGKISVTAKPGPLANTIAFSIKDSGIGIPAEKQKIIFEAFQQADGSTSRKYGGTGLGLSISRELASLLGGYITLSSEPAEGSEFTLILPFEAVAKVKEEPSVPTVETFTPPTNFLSSVPKKATSTGEPTVVIVEDDKNFANILQDYARDHGYKAVMVHDGTSAVDIIKEKQPDAIILDIMLPGKDGWQILKELKANEETVNIPVHMMSAGDAAANRVRNEGAISFLKKPISTESLDKLFTDIMSTSGTSFKQILLVEDHKAQSQALKDLMQAQGITVDQAFDGESAFRMLNENDYQCVILDLNLPDISGLDLLDKIKADEKFSSLPVIINTAMELDKSSVNRLMQYANAMVVKTSKSSDRLIDEVNLFLNKISETSGAQQSSTAISPKKAIAATKDSLKGKKVLVVDDDMRNIFALSSALETYDLNVVIANDGEEAIAKLEEVPDIDIVLMDIMMPKMDGYEATRYIRKQNKWSKLPVIALTAKAMKDDREKCIAAGANDYITKPVDMDRLIALMQLWLDS, from the coding sequence ATGTTTAAATTTTCGTTCAGAAACCAGGTACTGGCAGGTTTTGCGGTATCAATTATACTTGTTATAGCTGTTGGCGTACTATCATTTAATAGTATAAAGCAATTAGAGGATGACACCGTAATGGTTGATCACACTCAGAAGGTGATAAAAACTACCAACAATGTTCTGCAATTGCTTATTGATGGTGAAACCGGCATGCGCGGTTATGGTGCCACCAATAACAAAGTTTTCCTTGAACCTTACAACCAGGCGGTGCCACGTATAACCGAAAATTTGTACCAGCTATCACAAATGGTGCAGGACAATCCGGAGCAACTACGCAGGATAGATTCATTAAAAGACCTTGTAAACAGGCAACTGGTTGTATTAAAAACCAATATTGAGACTCGTGAAGCAAAAGGCCTGGAGTTTATGGTGAATAACCATATGTTCCTAAACGGCAAGCAGAACATGGACAGTATCCGGGGGCTTAATGAGCGCGTTATAAGCATGGAGAATAGTTTGCTTGCACAGCGCAAAGCTAAGTCTGATGCTGCATCGAACAGAGCCATTATCGTTATCCTTATTGGTTCAATGGTATTTGTACTTATTGTTGTTATACTGTTTTACTACATACAAGGCACCTTTGCAAGGCAGAAGAAAATTGAAGAGGAGATTCGTGTTGCTAATATTGAGCTGGAAAAAGTGCTGGCCGAAAACGAATCGAAAAACTGGCTGCTCACGGGCACAGGCACCCTTAACGAAAAGATGCAGGGTCAGCAAAGTGAAAAAGAACTCAGCAGCAATATTCTAAAAGAAGTGTGTGTTTATGCCGGCGCACTAACGGGCACTATTTATCTATTTAATGAGGCTGAGAATCATCTGGATCTTTACGCATCCTACGCCTTTGGTGACGAAAGCGGTTTAAAGACACGTATTAACATTACTGAAGGCTGGATTGGCCAGGCTGCACAGGACGAGCGTGCTGTAGTTGTAAAAGGAAAGCTGAACGATAAATTGGTTTTAGGATCATCGTTGGTACAGGATGAGATGATTGAAGCCATTGTTGTTCCGTTCTTCTTCGATAAAAAGCTAAAGGGCGTAATGGAAATTGGTTTCCGTGGCGAACTGAAGGAAAGTGTTAAGGACTACATCCTTTTGGTGGCAAATGATATAGGTATAGCAGTAAACACCGCACAGGCACGTACCATTATGCACGACCTGTTTGAGGAAACCCAGCAACAGGCAGAAGAGTTGGAAGCACAGCAGGAAGAAATGCGTGTTACCAACGAAGAGTTGATGAATAAGACCGAGATGCTGCAAGCTTCTGAAGAAGAGCTACGCGTGCAGCAGGAGGAGTTACGTACCATTAACGCCGAACTTGAAGAAAAAGCAAGTTTGCTGGAAGAAAAGAACCAGGCAATAGAAGAAGCCCGCCAATCTATCACGCAGAAGGCCGACGAACTGGAAACAACGGGACGCTACAAGTCGGAGTTTTTGGCCAACATGAGCCATGAATTGCGCACACCGCTAAATAGTATACTTGTACTTGCACGCATTTTAAAGGATAACAAACCGGCTAACCTTTCAGAAGATCAGATCAAATATGCCAGTGTCATATTTAATGCCGGCAACGACCTGCTTACGCTGATCAATGACATTCTTGACCTTTCGAAAATAGAATCGGGCAAGCTGGATATGCAAATCGAGGATATCCGCATTGCCGACATCTTGGCCGACGTGCAATCCTTGTTTGCAGAAATGGCTATTAACAAGCACATTGACTTTAAAACCACTCTGACTGATGTTCCGGATACAATCACTACCGACAAGGTTAGGGTAGAACAAGTGGTAAAGAACTTGCTATCTAACGCCTTCAAGTTCACACCGGAAAACGGGAAGATATCCGTCACCGCAAAGCCGGGGCCGTTAGCAAATACCATTGCATTTTCAATAAAGGATTCAGGCATTGGAATACCTGCCGAAAAACAAAAAATCATTTTCGAAGCCTTCCAACAAGCAGATGGCTCAACCAGCCGTAAATACGGTGGCACAGGTCTGGGGCTCTCAATTAGTCGCGAACTAGCTAGCCTGTTGGGCGGTTACATTACACTTTCCAGCGAGCCGGCTGAGGGTAGCGAATTTACCCTGATATTGCCTTTTGAAGCTGTAGCTAAAGTAAAAGAAGAACCATCCGTGCCGACGGTAGAAACATTTACACCACCTACCAATTTCTTAAGCTCTGTACCGAAGAAGGCAACCTCAACAGGTGAACCAACTGTAGTAATTGTTGAGGATGACAAAAACTTTGCAAACATATTGCAGGATTACGCCCGTGATCATGGTTATAAAGCCGTTATGGTTCATGACGGTACGTCGGCTGTCGACATTATAAAAGAAAAGCAGCCTGACGCTATCATATTGGACATAATGCTGCCTGGTAAAGACGGCTGGCAAATATTAAAGGAGCTTAAAGCAAACGAAGAAACCGTAAACATTCCGGTACACATGATGTCGGCAGGAGATGCCGCAGCAAACCGGGTACGTAACGAAGGTGCTATAAGCTTTTTAAAGAAACCAATTAGCACAGAATCGCTGGATAAGTTGTTTACAGACATTATGAGCACCAGCGGCACAAGTTTCAAGCAGATTTTGCTTGTGGAAGATCATAAGGCACAAAGCCAGGCATTAAAAGATTTGATGCAAGCACAGGGCATTACCGTAGATCAGGCTTTTGATGGCGAATCGGCATTCAGGATGCTTAATGAAAACGACTATCAGTGCGTTATCCTTGACCTCAATTTGCCTGATATATCCGGACTTGACCTGCTGGACAAGATTAAGGCAGATGAAAAGTTCTCTTCTTTACCTGTGATCATTAACACCGCTATGGAACTTGATAAAAGTTCAGTAAACAGGCTGATGCAATATGCCAATGCCATGGTGGTAAAAACCAGCAAATCAAGCGACAGGCTTATTGATGAGGTTAATCTTTTCCTGAACAAAATCAGTGAGACATCCGGCGCACAGCAATCATCAACAGCAATATCCCCTAAGAAGGCCATTGCTGCTACCAAGGACAGCCTTAAAGGTAAAAAGGTGCTGGTAGTGGATGACGACATGCGCAATATTTTTGCATTGAGCAGCGCGCTTGAGACGTATGACCTGAATGTGGTGATTGCAAATGATGGGGAAGAGGCCATTGCCAAGCTGGAAGAAGTACCGGATATAGATATTGTGCTTATGGATATAATGATGCCAAAAATGGATGGGTACGAAGCTACCAGGTATATCCGTAAGCAAAACAAATGGTCAAAATTGCCTGTTATCGCCTTAACCGCAAAAGCAATGAAGGACGACAGGGAAAAGTGCATAGCAGCCGGCGCAAATGACTACATCACCAAGCCAGTAGATATGGACAGGCTTATTGCCCTTATGCAGCTGTGGCTTGATAGCTGA
- a CDS encoding heme exporter protein CcmB, which translates to MALFTETTNLLKKEIVLEWRSKYAFNGILLYIVSTVFVCYISFNLNAGFRDSAGYPIVWNILFWIIMLFASVNAIAKSFMQEGRGRLLYYYTIASPQAIILSKTIYNALLMGLLSLLAIVVYLLFFPNNVGDMPFYFIAVLLGSTSFSTVFTMISAIASKAANNGTLMAILSFPVVIPVILVLIRVSKAAMDGLERSVSYGSIGVLFAINAIVIASSLILFPYLWRD; encoded by the coding sequence ATGGCGCTTTTTACAGAAACCACTAACCTGCTAAAAAAAGAGATTGTTTTGGAGTGGCGTTCCAAGTATGCTTTCAATGGCATACTGCTCTATATTGTTTCAACGGTATTCGTTTGCTACATCTCGTTCAATCTTAACGCCGGCTTTCGCGATAGTGCCGGGTATCCAATTGTGTGGAACATACTATTTTGGATCATAATGTTATTTGCATCGGTAAATGCAATTGCCAAGAGCTTTATGCAGGAGGGCAGGGGCAGGTTGCTTTACTACTACACCATTGCTAGTCCGCAGGCTATTATCCTGTCTAAAACCATTTACAATGCGTTGCTGATGGGTTTGCTTAGCTTGCTTGCCATAGTAGTTTACCTATTGTTCTTCCCTAATAATGTGGGCGACATGCCTTTTTACTTTATTGCCGTGCTGTTGGGCAGTACCAGCTTTTCTACCGTATTTACCATGATATCCGCCATTGCTTCCAAAGCGGCCAATAATGGTACGCTGATGGCCATTCTTAGTTTTCCGGTGGTTATTCCTGTGATACTGGTGCTTATCCGTGTGAGTAAAGCCGCAATGGATGGATTGGAACGCAGCGTGAGCTATGGCAGCATAGGGGTGCTATTTGCTATAAATGCTATTGTTATCGCCTCATCACTAATACTTTTTCCGTACCTATGGCGCGACTAA
- a CDS encoding methylated-DNA--[protein]-cysteine S-methyltransferase: protein MFEAYHKTPVGFVRIRADEHAITSVSIRDEEHEESVSASPLIDAAILQLDEYFAGKRQSFNLPLNQSGSTFQKEVWDNLMSVQFGTTMSYLQLSNQMGNPLAIRAIATANGKNNLWIIVPCHRIIGSDGSLTGYAGGLWRKRWLLDHEASVLGIGQTKLFV from the coding sequence ATGTTTGAGGCGTACCATAAAACACCGGTAGGTTTTGTGCGCATACGTGCAGATGAACATGCGATCACATCTGTAAGCATCAGGGATGAAGAGCATGAAGAAAGTGTATCTGCATCTCCGCTAATTGATGCAGCTATTTTGCAATTAGACGAATATTTTGCAGGTAAAAGGCAATCTTTTAATTTGCCGTTAAATCAGTCAGGTAGTACTTTTCAAAAGGAGGTTTGGGATAATTTGATGAGCGTACAGTTTGGCACGACGATGAGCTACCTGCAGCTGTCCAACCAAATGGGCAATCCGCTGGCGATTCGTGCTATCGCTACAGCCAACGGTAAAAACAACTTGTGGATAATAGTGCCGTGCCATCGCATTATTGGCAGCGATGGTAGCCTTACCGGCTATGCAGGTGGCCTTTGGCGTAAGCGGTGGCTGTTAGATCACGAAGCAAGTGTTTTGGGAATTGGGCAAACTAAATTGTTTGTGTAA
- a CDS encoding chemotaxis protein CheB has product MAAKDDLIKRFKAAKFLLLGGSAGSFKLLFRMVKMFPHDFKKTVIIVIHRKKNFFSEIEKLFAENSRMLIREISDKDPIDSNAIYIAPANYHTLVEKGGYFSLDVSESVWYSKPSIDVTFESVADSYGKDCAAILFSGANQDGANGLLKLRQSGALTIAQNPEDAEMSEMPGAAIGIDAAEYILHTTEIFELLQNST; this is encoded by the coding sequence TTGGCAGCTAAAGACGATTTGATAAAACGTTTTAAGGCCGCCAAATTCTTGCTTTTAGGTGGGTCGGCAGGTTCGTTTAAGCTATTGTTCCGCATGGTTAAAATGTTCCCTCACGACTTTAAGAAGACGGTTATCATTGTTATTCATCGGAAGAAAAATTTTTTTAGCGAAATAGAAAAACTGTTTGCAGAAAACAGTCGTATGTTGATCCGGGAAATTAGCGATAAGGACCCGATAGATAGTAATGCTATTTATATTGCTCCGGCAAATTATCATACGCTGGTAGAGAAAGGTGGCTACTTTTCGCTGGATGTGTCTGAATCAGTATGGTATTCAAAGCCGTCTATTGACGTTACTTTTGAAAGTGTTGCAGATTCTTATGGAAAGGATTGTGCCGCTATTTTGTTTTCAGGTGCTAATCAGGATGGTGCCAACGGCCTTTTGAAATTGAGGCAAAGCGGAGCTTTAACAATAGCTCAAAATCCGGAAGACGCCGAGATGAGCGAAATGCCGGGCGCCGCTATAGGGATTGATGCTGCCGAATATATATTGCACACGACGGAGATTTTTGAGCTTTTACAAAACAGTACTTAA
- the gldC gene encoding gliding motility protein GldC has product MKTAEIKLTIQLDDNNVPENILWESTDSQNKEALPVQAMMLSLWDQSFKNTLKIDLWTKDMPVDEMKRFFYETLQTMGDTFLRATGEKNIVEDLRDYCAHFADKMDIRK; this is encoded by the coding sequence ATGAAAACTGCCGAAATAAAGCTCACTATTCAACTCGACGACAATAACGTTCCTGAAAACATTCTGTGGGAGTCTACAGATTCTCAGAACAAAGAGGCGCTGCCTGTACAAGCCATGATGCTTTCGCTATGGGATCAAAGTTTTAAGAACACCCTTAAAATAGACCTTTGGACTAAGGATATGCCGGTTGATGAAATGAAACGATTCTTTTATGAGACCTTGCAAACTATGGGCGATACATTCTTACGTGCAACCGGCGAAAAGAATATTGTGGAAGATCTTCGCGATTATTGCGCCCACTTCGCAGACAAGATGGATATTAGAAAGTAA